Proteins from a genomic interval of Polaribacter sejongensis:
- a CDS encoding T9SS type A sorting domain-containing protein yields MKNFLFGIAFLTLVSQTIFSQVVLSADGPGNTYELINSVFANPNRSAVEAPDCNHADFGNHIDEVFDTELNKNVFRFHIHVTPDNDRCKKFDRQRNEIKTYADSPETLKATKGETVTYKWKFKLSDSFKTSASFTHIHQIKAVGGAYASIPMISFTLRKGNPDKLELRYTATNNQTTLKTANLDLFRGNWVEVTEHIKFDDVGSYSLEIRKVSNNEEIFSYSNSPLDTWQDGAEFARPKWGIYRSLNNKQDLQDEIVKYADFSIEEITGLLSVDDLKAKAESILLFPNPASNEIEFKNADSDTYDKVALFDNTGRKISIEKRLNNKKIDVSGFSKGLYFVVFTKDSIIVKVLKCYIK; encoded by the coding sequence ATGAAAAACTTTCTTTTTGGTATTGCTTTTTTGACTTTAGTATCACAAACAATTTTTAGTCAGGTTGTATTAAGTGCCGATGGTCCTGGAAATACCTATGAGTTGATAAATTCTGTTTTTGCAAATCCAAATAGAAGTGCTGTAGAGGCTCCAGATTGCAATCATGCAGATTTTGGAAATCATATAGATGAAGTTTTTGATACAGAATTAAATAAAAATGTTTTTCGTTTTCATATTCATGTAACTCCAGATAATGATCGTTGTAAAAAGTTTGATAGACAACGTAATGAAATAAAAACGTACGCAGATTCTCCTGAAACTTTAAAGGCGACAAAAGGAGAAACTGTAACATATAAATGGAAATTTAAGTTAAGTGATTCCTTTAAAACTTCAGCAAGTTTTACACATATTCATCAAATAAAAGCTGTTGGTGGCGCTTATGCATCTATACCTATGATTTCTTTTACTTTAAGAAAAGGAAATCCAGATAAATTAGAGTTAAGATATACAGCAACCAATAATCAGACTACTTTAAAAACGGCAAACTTAGATTTATTTAGAGGGAATTGGGTAGAAGTAACAGAGCATATTAAATTTGATGATGTAGGGAGCTATTCTTTAGAAATAAGAAAGGTTTCTAATAATGAAGAAATATTTAGTTATTCTAATAGCCCATTAGATACATGGCAAGATGGTGCAGAATTTGCAAGACCAAAATGGGGTATTTATAGAAGTTTAAATAATAAACAAGATCTGCAAGATGAAATAGTAAAATATGCAGATTTTAGTATTGAAGAAATTACAGGATTACTTTCTGTTGATGATTTAAAAGCGAAAGCAGAAAGTATTTTATTATTTCCAAATCCAGCGTCTAATGAGATAGAATTTAAAAATGCAGATTCAGATACGTATGATAAAGTTGCGTTGTTTGATAACACTGGTAGAAAAATTTCTATAGAAAAGAGGTTAAATAATAAAAAAATAGATGTTAGTGGTTTTTCTAAAGGATTGTATTTTGTTGTTTTTACAAAAGATTCAATAATAGTAAAAGTATTAAAATGCTATATTAAATAA